Within the Deltaproteobacteria bacterium genome, the region TGTAGAGGGCGGCGAGCTCGTCGCGATGGCGCTCGACGTCGAGCCCGCGCGCGTGGCGGAGCGCCGACTCGATGATGGCGAAGAACTCGACCGGCGAGGTGAGGCCGCGGCGCGACTCGAGGTCGGAGCACCACATGTCCTGCGACGTCTGGTGCACGTCGGGCGGCGGCAGGTCGTCGGTCGCCGTTTCGCTCACCGGCTCCCCGGTGATGGTGCTGCGCAGGCGCCGATATTTGGCCTCGCCAGCGGCGACGACGCCGACCTCGCGCTCGCCGGCGGCGATCGCGTCGCAGAGGTCGGTCACGAGCTGGAGCTGGAGCACGCCGAGGCCGGCGAGGATCGTGGTCGCCTTCGGGCAGCCGAGCCCGTCGGCGACGAGCTTCGCGGGGTTGCGGTACTCCCACATGCCCTGCGGCACCGCGATCGACTCGAGCGCTCCGACGAGCGCCTCCGCGCCGGCGTCGGCGGCGGCCCGCCGCACCGCTTCCACCATCAGCACGTAGGGCTCGGCGCTTGCCTTCGGGTCCTCGAGCTTCTCCTGGCGGAACCCGACCCCGACGATCACCGGCGTCCGCGGGTCGAGCCCGTCGATCGCGGCCACCGTCACTCTCCCGTGTAGGTCGGCGTCCGCTTCTCGGCGAAGGCGCGCATGCCTTCCTTCGCGTCGCGCGTGCCGAAGATCGGGCTGCCGTGCTCGAGCTCCTTCGCGAGCGCGTCGACTTCCGACCAGCTCTCGTCGATCTCACGCAGCATGCGCATGAGGGCGCGGATCGAGAGCGGCGCGTTCGCCGCCACCTGCTCGGCGACCCGCATCGCCTCGGCGAGCGCCTGGCCCTTCGGCACCAGCCGGCCGACGAGCCCGAACGCGAGCGCCTCGCGGGCGGTCACGTGGCGCCCGGTGAGGAGGATCTCGGCCGCGAGCGTGTACGGGATCTGCCGGCGCAGGCGCACGCTCGAGCCGCCGAGCGGGAAGAGCCCGCGGCGCGCCTCGGTGACGCCGAAGGTCGCGTCCTCCGCCGCCACCCGGATGTCGGTGCCCTGCAGGATCTCGGTGCCGCCCGCGACCGCGAAGCCCTCGACGGCGGCGACGATCGGCTTCGTCGGGCGGTTGTGGCGGAGCAGCGCCTGCCAGTGGATGTCGGGCACCTCCGACATGAGCTGCATGAAGTCGTCGTCGACCTCGCCCGCGCCCATCGCCTTGAGGTCCGCGCCGGCGCAGAAGACGTCGCCCTTGCCGGTCAGCACCGCGACGCGCAGCTCGGGATCGTCGTCGAGGCGGCGCCATGCCCGGTACATGCCGGCGAGCATGCCGGGGCTGAGGGCGTTCTTCGCTTCGGGGCGGTTCAAGGTGATCACGAGCACGTGGGCGTGACGTTCGACGAGGCAATGGTCGGTGTTCATGGGGTCATCCTTCGGGAGCGGTTCGATCGCTCGGGCGCCGGCCCGGCGTGTTCGATGGCGAGCCCGTCTACCACGAACAGGGGGTATGCCGCCCAATCGATCGCCGCCACCTACCAGATCCTACGCACGCCGTAGCGCGTGAACACGGGATCGCGCGTGACGATCGCGATGTCCTCCTCGAGGGCCTGGGCAGCGAGCAGGCGATCGAACGGATCGCGGTGGTGGAAGGGAAGCCTGGCGACACGGGCGACGTGAGCGAGCTCGATCGCGAGCGCGTGGAACCCGCCCCCCACGAGATGTCGCTCGACAAAAACATCGACGGAATCCGGGAGATCGAGCTTCTCGAGACTGAGCTTGATCGCCATCTCCCAGAGACTTCCGAGACTGAAGAGACAATCGTTGCCCGGATCCGCGACGGCCGTCTTGGCGCGCCGCGAAAGTGCTGGATCGTCCTCGGCCCACCACAGGAGGACGTGGGTATCGAGGAGAAGTCTCACTTCACATAGTCCTTGAAGTCCTCGGGCGTTGCGTCGAAGTCCGGCGCCATGCGGATCGTGCCCCGCGCCGATCCGGGCTTTCGCGGCGTGCGCTGCTCGAGGGGAACGAGCCGCAAGATGGGACGGTTGTCCTTGGCGATGACGACCTCCCCGCCTGCGAGGGCCCGCCGGACGAGCTCGGAAAACCGAGCCTTCGCCTCGGCGACGTTGACCTGGGTCGGGAGCTTCCGAGCCATCTTGGTCATCTTATCTGGTCAATCGGAGAGGGACAAGGCAGGCCGGGCGCTCACGTGCCTTTGCGTCGGCGACGCGGGAGCGACGCTTGCAAGCGGTCGCGTTCCGTCGCACACCGCTCGACCATGGCCGATCCTTTGATCCCGAGCTCCCGCGTCGAGTGCGGCGCCGTGCTCACTTCCCAACATCGCGACGGGGTGCTCCGCCTCGCGCGCGCCTTCGAGGCCGGAGGCTTCGACTCGGTCTGGGCGGGCGACCACGTCTCCTTCTACGTGCCGATCCTCGAGTCGTTGACGCTGCTGTCGTTCGTCGCCGGCGCGACCGAGCGCGTGAAGATCGGCAGCAGCGTGTATCTCCTGCCGCTCCGTCACCCGACGACGACCGCGAAGGCCGTCTCGACCCTCGACGTGCTCTCGGGCGGGCGCCTGCTTTTCGGGGTCGGCGTCGGCGGCGAGTTCCCGCCCGAGTTCGAGGCGAGCGGTGTTCCGGTGAGGGAACGCGGCAGCCGCACCGACGAGGCGATCGGCCTCCTGCGCCGCCTCTGGTCCGAGGACGGCGTCGCGCATCACGGGCGGCATTTCGAGTTCGGCCCCATCTCGATGGATCCGAAGCCCGTCCGACCGGGCGGCCCGCCGATCGTCGTCGGCGGCCGCAAGGCGCCGGCGCTCCGCCGAGCCGGCCGGCTCGGCGACGGCTACATCTCCCACATGTGCTCCGCCGAGCAGTACGCCGGGAACATGACCGCGATCCGCCGCCACGCGGAGGAGGCGGGCCGCCGTGACGTTCCGTTCGAGACCGCCGCGTTCCTCTTCACGATCCTCGACGACGACTACGAGCGCGCGCTCGACGGCGCCGCCAATCTCCTCCAGATGATCTACAACCGGCCCTTCCGCGACGCTGCGAAGAAGTACTGCCTCCTCGGCCGCCCCGAGGACTGCCTCGAGCAGCTACAGCGCTTCGCCGACGCCGGCTGCCGCCACTTCGTGCTCTCGCCGCTCATGGACCCCGACGAGTTCGCAGCGCGCGCGGGCGGGAAGCTGGTTGCGGCGATCAAGGGGATCGTACCGAAGCAAGCGTCGTGACCGTGCGGGAGGGGTGACGCTCACGGTGCGACCGCGCGTGCGCCCGCGAGCGGCGCACGCGCCAGCACCTCTTCGTCGCTCGTCACGAGGGGAAGGTTCTCCCGCGCGGCGACCCACACGTACACCGCGTCTGCCGCCCTCAGCCTGGTCGTCGCGGCGACGGTCGCGGTGGTGCGAGCCGCACGCGGGCCGAGCGTGACCAACCGACGCGACGGCAGGTGCTCCGCGAAGAACGCGAGGATCCGTTCGGGTGGGATGCCCCGACGGACGAGCGCCGACGTCACCTCCACGTCGAAGAGGACCGGCACGACGATGTCGTCCCGGCCCTCGAACAGCCGAGCGCACCGGCGGAGCGCGGCGGCGTGCCCGGGCTCGGTGGCTCGCAACGCCGCCACCGCGACCGATGCGTCGAGCACGAACGTCAACGCCGTCCTCGCCGGAGATCTTCGACGGCGGATACCCCGGGCTCGAACGCGCTGAATTCGTCGACGAACGTTCGGATGCTCCGGCGGACGGTCGCGGGGCGACCCCGACGACGTTTCGGGGCGGGAGGAAACGCCACGTCGACGGGCACGATGGCCGCGGCCGGCTTGCCGTGACGCAAGATCAAGATGCGCCTTCCGCGGTGCTCGGCATCGTCGACGATCGCCGAGAGACGGGCCTTGGCGTCCGCCAGCGAGGTTTTCCGCATGTGACCAATATGACCATACTGCTGCCGGACGAGCAACGCGCTCCTGGACCTTCGTCGAGCATGTGACGAGCCGTTCCATGCGCGGCGGCGACGCAAAGTTGACGCTCGGCGCCGGGGGCGGCGCTCCCGGTTCGCGATGCCATCGATTCGTCAGCGACTTACCGGTCGCGGGGATCGAGTCCCGTGGCATCCGCTTTGCTCCGTGCGATCAGCGGAGGGCACTCCCATGGGACTCGCGGGCTTCATCCGCAAGCAGTTCATCGACGTCATCGACTGGACGGAGGAGGGCGACGACGTCCTCGCCTGGCGCTTCCCGACCGCCGACCTCGAGATCCAGCAAGGCGCCGCGCTGATCGTCCGCGACACCCAGGTGGCGGTCTTCGTCGACGAGGGCCGCATCGCCGACCGCTTCGAGGCGGGGCGGTACGTGCTCCGCACCAGGAACCTGCCCGTCCTCACGAACCTCCGGCACTGGGCGAAGATGTTCGAGTCACCGTTCAAGAGCGAGGTCTACTTCTTCTCGACGCGCCGGCGCGTCGGGCAGTCGTTCGGGACGCCGCAGCCGCTGACGGTGCGCGACCGCGAGCTCGGCGCGGTGCAGGTGCGGGCCTTCGGCGTCTACAGCTTCCGCATCGTCGACGCCGGGCTCTTCCACCAGCAGATCTCCGGGACGCGGGACGTCTATCGGGTCGCCGACCTCGAGGGGCAGCTGCGCGCGATGCTGGTGAGCGCGCTCGCGGCCGAGCTCGGCACCGGCGCGGTGCCGTTTCTCGACCTCGCGGCGAACCAGCCCGCGCTCGCGGCCGCGGTCGCGGCGCGCACGAGCGCCGACTGCGCTCCGCTCGGCCTCGCGATCGCCGACGTGCGGCTCGAGAGCCTGACGCTCCCCGACGAGCTGCAGAAGCGGCTCGAGGAGCGCATCGGCATGACGATGGTCGGCGGCGACCTCGGCCGCTACACGCAGTTCCAGACGGCGCGCTCGATCCCGCTCGCGGCGGCGAGCGAGGGCGGCGCCGCCGGTGCCGGGGTCGGCGTCGGGGCGGGCGTCGCGATGGGGCAGGCGATGGCGCAGACGATCGGCGCGGCGGGCGCCGCGGGCGGCGCGGCGCCACCGTCGGGCGCGGGCGGGCCGAGCGCACCGCGCGCTCCGCAGCCCGGTCCCGCCCCCGCGGCGGCGGCGACGACGTGTCCCTACTGCTACACGCCGCTCACGCAGCCGGGCCGCTTCTGCTCGGCGTGCGGCGGCGAGCTGAGCTGACGCGTTGGGCGACGTTCGTTCGCTCACCTGTCCCGGCTGCAGCCGGCCGACGACGCCGCAGGCGCTCCAGGGGAAGTACGGGCAGCCGCTCGGGCTCGACCTCTGCTTTCCGTGCAGCATCGTCTGGTTCGACGGCTTCGAGAGCCTGCTGCTCGCGCCGGGGGCGATCCTCACCCTCTTCACGTCGATCCACGAGCATCGCGCCGAGCAGCAGCCGCGGCCGCTCGCACGGCCGGCGTGCCCGCGCTGCCGGGTGGCGCTCGTCGAGACCCACGACCGCCAGCGCCACGTCGCCTTCCGCTACTGGCGCTGTCCCGCCGAGCACGGGCGCCTCACGACGTTCGTCGAGTTCCTGCGCGAGAAGGACTTCGT harbors:
- a CDS encoding crotonase/enoyl-CoA hydratase family protein; this encodes MNTDHCLVERHAHVLVITLNRPEAKNALSPGMLAGMYRAWRRLDDDPELRVAVLTGKGDVFCAGADLKAMGAGEVDDDFMQLMSEVPDIHWQALLRHNRPTKPIVAAVEGFAVAGGTEILQGTDIRVAAEDATFGVTEARRGLFPLGGSSVRLRRQIPYTLAAEILLTGRHVTAREALAFGLVGRLVPKGQALAEAMRVAEQVAANAPLSIRALMRMLREIDESWSEVDALAKELEHGSPIFGTRDAKEGMRAFAEKRTPTYTGE
- a CDS encoding type II toxin-antitoxin system VapC family toxin, which produces MRLLLDTHVLLWWAEDDPALSRRAKTAVADPGNDCLFSLGSLWEMAIKLSLEKLDLPDSVDVFVERHLVGGGFHALAIELAHVARVARLPFHHRDPFDRLLAAQALEEDIAIVTRDPVFTRYGVRRIW
- a CDS encoding type II toxin-antitoxin system Phd/YefM family antitoxin, with translation MARKLPTQVNVAEAKARFSELVRRALAGGEVVIAKDNRPILRLVPLEQRTPRKPGSARGTIRMAPDFDATPEDFKDYVK
- a CDS encoding LLM class flavin-dependent oxidoreductase codes for the protein MLTSQHRDGVLRLARAFEAGGFDSVWAGDHVSFYVPILESLTLLSFVAGATERVKIGSSVYLLPLRHPTTTAKAVSTLDVLSGGRLLFGVGVGGEFPPEFEASGVPVRERGSRTDEAIGLLRRLWSEDGVAHHGRHFEFGPISMDPKPVRPGGPPIVVGGRKAPALRRAGRLGDGYISHMCSAEQYAGNMTAIRRHAEEAGRRDVPFETAAFLFTILDDDYERALDGAANLLQMIYNRPFRDAAKKYCLLGRPEDCLEQLQRFADAGCRHFVLSPLMDPDEFAARAGGKLVAAIKGIVPKQAS
- a CDS encoding type II toxin-antitoxin system VapC family toxin encodes the protein MLDASVAVAALRATEPGHAAALRRCARLFEGRDDIVVPVLFDVEVTSALVRRGIPPERILAFFAEHLPSRRLVTLGPRAARTTATVAATTRLRAADAVYVWVAARENLPLVTSDEEVLARAPLAGARAVAP
- a CDS encoding type II toxin-antitoxin system Phd/YefM family antitoxin, whose translation is MRKTSLADAKARLSAIVDDAEHRGRRILILRHGKPAAAIVPVDVAFPPAPKRRRGRPATVRRSIRTFVDEFSAFEPGVSAVEDLRRGRR
- a CDS encoding SPFH domain-containing protein; this translates as MGLAGFIRKQFIDVIDWTEEGDDVLAWRFPTADLEIQQGAALIVRDTQVAVFVDEGRIADRFEAGRYVLRTRNLPVLTNLRHWAKMFESPFKSEVYFFSTRRRVGQSFGTPQPLTVRDRELGAVQVRAFGVYSFRIVDAGLFHQQISGTRDVYRVADLEGQLRAMLVSALAAELGTGAVPFLDLAANQPALAAAVAARTSADCAPLGLAIADVRLESLTLPDELQKRLEERIGMTMVGGDLGRYTQFQTARSIPLAAASEGGAAGAGVGVGAGVAMGQAMAQTIGAAGAAGGAAPPSGAGGPSAPRAPQPGPAPAAAATTCPYCYTPLTQPGRFCSACGGELS